The Paenibacillus thermoaerophilus genome segment CGAATCCGCCCCTTTTTTTCGTGGCCGCGCTTCACCCTCCGCTCCCGATCCGCGCCCCCAGCCGTATCCTCGCAGCCGTCAACGGCTTACACCCTTCATTCCGCCACCCCAAGGCATTCCCGCGCTGCCCGGCCGGAATCGACCACTATATTCGAACGTTCCGGACCATACTCTGATCGTTGCGAGATGATTGCCCTCTAAAACGGGAGATTCGTGAAGATTAAGCCGGATAAAGGGGGTATTTACCGATAACCCCCGGATATCCGGGTAAATACGGCCTACAGCGGGATAATCCCGATTGCCGCTGGAAAAGTCAGGTGTTAAACTTCATAGAAGTTTCACAATTGACGGGTGCGGAGAGAGGGAGAGAAAACCGTGCAGGTGCTGAGAAGTTTGAAGGAGTATTACTGGTCCCACCGGATGCTGTTGTTCGGATCGCTGGCGTTCCTGCTGATGGCCACCATGCTTGGTTTGGTGTATCCGCAATTGCTCCGGATTCTGATCGACGACGTGATCAAGGGCGAGAAATTCGAGCTGGTGCCGAAGCTGGCGCTTACAGCCGTCGGCGTCATCGCCGTCAAAGCTTCCTGTCAATATATCCACGGGCTGATGGGCAGCCGGCTGGGCAACCGGGTCGCGTACAATCTTCGCAATGCGCTGTACGAGAAGCTTCAATATTTATCGTTCCAATATTACGACAAGGCCAAGACGGGCGACCTGATGTCCCGGCTGACCGGCGATCTCGACGGTCTGCGCAATTTTGTCGCCTTCGGTTTTTCGCAGTTGTGCAACATGATCCTGATGCTGATCGCCGGAGCCGCCGTCATGTTCTACATGAACTGGAAGCTCACGCTGATCACGTTCGCGGCGATGCCGCTGCTCGCCTGGACGGCGCTGAAGTTCGAGCGGAATATTCATCCGGCGTTCCGGACGATCCGCAAAGCGATGAGCTCGCTGACGACGGCGGTGCAGGAAAACATCAACGGCGTGCGAACCGTGAAAGCGTTTGCCCGCGAGCCGCATGAGGTGGAGAAGTTTTCCCGCCGCAGCGAGGAATACCGTCAGGCGCATATCGACATGGCGTATACCTGGGCCCGCTATTTTCCGCTGATGGAGCTGCTGGCGAACGCTTCCGTCGTTATCCTGATCCTGGCCGGCGGCCTGATGGTCATCGGCGGTTCGCTCAAGCTGGGCGAGCTCGGCGCGTTCCTGAGCATGATTTGGTATATTATCGCGCCGATGAGAGATATCGGCTTTCATATCAACAACTATACGCAGTCCAAGGCTTCCGGCGAACGCGTGATCGAAGTGCTGAACCAGTACGTGCACGTCAAAAACAAAGAAAATGCCGTCAAGCTGAAGCCGGAGGAAGTGAAAGGCCATGTCGTATTCGAAGACGTGACGTTTGCCTACCCGGACAAACCGCCGGCGCTGGAACGGCTGTCGCTGGATGCGAAGCCCGGATCGGTCATCGGTCTGCTCGGTCCGACGGGCGCCGGCAAGTCGACCGTCATTCAACTGCTGATGCGGGCGTACAACGTGAAGCAGGGACGCATCCTGCTGGACGGACAGGACATCCGCGACCTGGACGTGCAGTCCCTGCGCAGCCAGATCGCGGTCGTGTTTCAGGAGACGTTCCTGTTCTCGTCGACGATCCGCAACAATATCGCCTACGGGGTGAACGGAGCGACGGACGCGGATGTGGAGCGTGCGGCCCGGTTGGCGCAGGCGCACGACTTCATCAGCGAGCTGCCGGACGGCTACGATACGATCGTCGGCGAGCGGGGCTTGGGACTGTCCGGCGGCCAGAAGCAGCGGATCGCCATCGCCCGCGCGATCCTGCGGAATCCCGCGATTCTGATCCTCGACGATTCGACCAGCGC includes the following:
- a CDS encoding ABC transporter ATP-binding protein, whose translation is MQVLRSLKEYYWSHRMLLFGSLAFLLMATMLGLVYPQLLRILIDDVIKGEKFELVPKLALTAVGVIAVKASCQYIHGLMGSRLGNRVAYNLRNALYEKLQYLSFQYYDKAKTGDLMSRLTGDLDGLRNFVAFGFSQLCNMILMLIAGAAVMFYMNWKLTLITFAAMPLLAWTALKFERNIHPAFRTIRKAMSSLTTAVQENINGVRTVKAFAREPHEVEKFSRRSEEYRQAHIDMAYTWARYFPLMELLANASVVILILAGGLMVIGGSLKLGELGAFLSMIWYIIAPMRDIGFHINNYTQSKASGERVIEVLNQYVHVKNKENAVKLKPEEVKGHVVFEDVTFAYPDKPPALERLSLDAKPGSVIGLLGPTGAGKSTVIQLLMRAYNVKQGRILLDGQDIRDLDVQSLRSQIAVVFQETFLFSSTIRNNIAYGVNGATDADVERAARLAQAHDFISELPDGYDTIVGERGLGLSGGQKQRIAIARAILRNPAILILDDSTSAVDMETEHEIQTALREVMKGRTTFVIAHRISSLKDADEIIVLDKGRVVQRGRHEELVRQPGLYRQTYRIQYADHPDLPRADSDLHGERRRA